The Microbacterium esteraromaticum genome contains the following window.
ATCATCACGGGTGCCGCGATCATCGCCTGGCACGTCGCCGGGGCTGTTCTGCTCGCACGGGCACCGTCGCGGGCGCTGTCGATCGGGTGGCTGCTGGGCCTTGCCGCCGTGTGGATCGGGGCCGTGGCGGTGTCCGCCGAGTTCGTCTGGCTGGCGTTCCTGCTGTGGCTGCTGGCCGGTCACCTGCTCTCGTTGCGGTGGGGTCTCGTGTTCTCGGGCGTGGTCCTGTCCGTCGTCGTCGTCGCCCCGATCCTGCACCACGGCACCACGACCTACGCCACCGTCTTCGGGCCGCTGATCGGTGGGGTGTTCGCGTTCGGGATCTCTCGGGGCTATCTGCAGCTGCTCAAGGACGCCGCCGAGCGCGAGCGCCTGGTCGCCTCGCTCACCCGAGCCCAGCACGAGATGGCCGAACTGCAGGACGAGCTCGCCGACGCGCAGCGCACGTCGGGGGCGATCGCCGAGCGCACCCGCATCTCGCGCGATATCCATGACACCGTCGCTCAAGAGATCTCGTCGATTCGACTACTCGCCCATGCGGCGATGGAACGCAGCGACGATCCGGACGCGATCCGCGCTCTCGCGCAGATCGAACAGCTCGCCGGCGAGAGCCAGTCCGACATCCGCCGTATCGTCGAGGCGCTCGCGCCCGCCGAACTCGATGACGACGCGCTCGCTGCTGCGCTGCGGCGGATGCTGGATCGCATGCACGCCGAGACCGGCCTGCAGACGGATCTGCACGTGGACGACACGCTTCCGGTGCTGCCGACTGAGGCCGAGGTGGCGCTGTTGCGGGTCGCGCAGTCGGGGCTGGCCAACGTGCGGCTGCATTCGCACGCGACCCGGGTGGTGATGAGCCTGATCGACGCCGAAGATGCCGTGCGCCTGGACATCATCGACGATGGCACCGGCTTCGATCTCGTCGCGTGGGAGGCGGATGCTGACGCCGGGGCATCCAGCTACGGACTGCGTTTCATGCGCGCCCGCTTGCGCGAGCTGGGCGGAGGGCTCGACATCGAGAGCACGCCCGGAGAGGGCACCGCGATCTCGGCGCACCTGCCCGTGTCGACCTCGACGCGCAATCATGAGAGTCGAAGCCAGGAGGAGACCCCATGACGATCACCGTGCTTCTCGTCGACGACCACCCGGTCGTCCGCAGCGGCCTGCGCGCCGTGCTCGACGGCGACGCGTTGCGCGTCGTCGGTGAGGCTGCGACGGGGGAAGAAGCCGTGACGCTGGCCACGACGCTGACGCCCGATGTCGTCCTGTGCGATCTGCGCCTGGGCGCAGGGATGGACGGCATCCGCACCACCGTCGCGCTGCGCGCGCTCTCCCCCGCACCTGTCGTCGTCATCCTCACCACGTTCGAGCGCGATGCCGAGATCCTCGGCGCGATCGAGGCGGGAGCCGCCGGGTATCTGCTCAAGGACGCCGCCCCCGAGGACATCGCCGAGGGCATCCGCCGCGCCGCCGCCGGAGAGACCGTGCTCTCCCCCGCGCTGGCGGGCCGTGTGCTGCGCGGCATGCGCAACCCGCTCCCGCGGCTCACCGACCGTGAGATCGAGGTGCTGCGCCAGCTCGCCCAGGGGGCGGCGAACAAAGAGATCGCGCGCGAGCTCTTCGTCACCGAGGCGACGGTGAAGAGTCATCTCGCGCACATCTTCACCAAGCTCGGCGTCGATAGTCGTTCGCGGGCCGTGCACGTGGCACGCGAGACGGGGTTGATCTGAGCATGAGTGACGCACCCACACGGCGGGAATGGGTCGGCCTCGGCGTACTCGCTGTCGGCCTCGGGCTGATCGTGCTCGACGGCACGATCGTCGGTGTCGCCCTGCCGGCGATGATCAGCGAGCTGGGCCTCGCCCTCGCCGACGCGCAGTGGGTCAACAGCCTGTATGCCGTCGTGCTGGCTGCGCTGCTGCTGTCGACCGGCAAGCTCGCCGACCGCTGGGGCCGCAAACGGCTCTTCCTGGCCGGACTCGCCATCTTCATGGGGGGCAGTCTGCTCGCGGCGCTGTCGACCTCGGCCGGCCCGTTGATCGGCGCGCGGGCGGTGCAGGCCATCGGGGCCGCGCTGATCATGCCGTCGACGCTGTCGACCGTCAACGCGGTCTTCCGCGGCAGGTACCGCGCCGCGGCCTTCGGCGTCTGGGGCGCCGTCATCTCGGGCGCCGCGGCGATCGGGCCGCTCGCCGGCGGTGCACTGACCCAGTGGACGACGTGGCACTGGATCTTCTTGGTGAACCTGCCGCTGGGCGCGATCGTCTTCATCGCGGCCGTGTTCGCGGTTCCCCAGACGCGTGGCGGCACACCGCGACCGGGTGCCGATGTCGACGGCGCACTGCTGAGCGGAATCGGCTTCGGTGCCCTCGTGTTCGCGGTGATCGAGGGCCCGCAACTGGGGTGGTGGACGCCGCGGGGCGAGTTCACGCTCTTCGGATGGCGCTGGCCGTCGGATGCGCCGGTCTCGATCGTTCCGATCGCGCTCGCTGTCGCGGTGGTCGCGCTGACGCTGTTCGTGATCTGGGAACGCCACCGTGAGCGTGTGCAACGCTCGGCGCTACTCGATCTGCGACTGTTCACG
Protein-coding sequences here:
- a CDS encoding response regulator, yielding MTITVLLVDDHPVVRSGLRAVLDGDALRVVGEAATGEEAVTLATTLTPDVVLCDLRLGAGMDGIRTTVALRALSPAPVVVILTTFERDAEILGAIEAGAAGYLLKDAAPEDIAEGIRRAAAGETVLSPALAGRVLRGMRNPLPRLTDREIEVLRQLAQGAANKEIARELFVTEATVKSHLAHIFTKLGVDSRSRAVHVARETGLI
- a CDS encoding sensor histidine kinase; the encoded protein is MSVVSASLNRPDPPGATHTAAPGTGAAVRAMEIGQYLMVLLLTVIGVARAVGDGVAVAVAIITGAAIIAWHVAGAVLLARAPSRALSIGWLLGLAAVWIGAVAVSAEFVWLAFLLWLLAGHLLSLRWGLVFSGVVLSVVVVAPILHHGTTTYATVFGPLIGGVFAFGISRGYLQLLKDAAERERLVASLTRAQHEMAELQDELADAQRTSGAIAERTRISRDIHDTVAQEISSIRLLAHAAMERSDDPDAIRALAQIEQLAGESQSDIRRIVEALAPAELDDDALAAALRRMLDRMHAETGLQTDLHVDDTLPVLPTEAEVALLRVAQSGLANVRLHSHATRVVMSLIDAEDAVRLDIIDDGTGFDLVAWEADADAGASSYGLRFMRARLRELGGGLDIESTPGEGTAISAHLPVSTSTRNHESRSQEETP
- a CDS encoding MFS transporter encodes the protein MSDAPTRREWVGLGVLAVGLGLIVLDGTIVGVALPAMISELGLALADAQWVNSLYAVVLAALLLSTGKLADRWGRKRLFLAGLAIFMGGSLLAALSTSAGPLIGARAVQAIGAALIMPSTLSTVNAVFRGRYRAAAFGVWGAVISGAAAIGPLAGGALTQWTTWHWIFLVNLPLGAIVFIAAVFAVPQTRGGTPRPGADVDGALLSGIGFGALVFAVIEGPQLGWWTPRGEFTLFGWRWPSDAPVSIVPIALAVAVVALTLFVIWERHRERVQRSALLDLRLFTFATFSWGNVTAAMVAIGEFALLFVLPLYLINAVGLDVMGAGIVLAAMALGAFLSGAAARHLAVRFGAPGVVLIGLGLEVTGILVLAVVIHSDTAGWAIALPLVAYGLGLGLASAQLTGTVLRDIPVGVSGQASATQSTVRQIGSALGTAFSGAALATALAVTLPASLSAAGIGGAEAERLADATRESAGTTIAQLRAQGGAGPLGERTSSAVEALASGFADATRWSMLFAAMFLVLGLIGALRLRAAARRSEEGSAAELEARHAADARRMPDAEIPPGA